A section of the Scleropages formosus chromosome 16, fSclFor1.1, whole genome shotgun sequence genome encodes:
- the LOC108933581 gene encoding calcium/calmodulin-dependent protein kinase type 1D-like, producing the protein MGRNDAHRLWRKRTDDIRNVFDFMEVLGSGAFSEVFMVREKKTGKQFALKCVKKQHLHAKNLENEITVLRRIKHENIIGLEDFYESDTHYYLVMELVLGGELFDRLLDRGTYTEKDASHVIRQVLQGVSYLHRNNIVHRDLKPENLLYYSQDENSKIMISDFGLSKIEDNGIMSTACGTPGYVAPEVLAQKPYSKAVDCWSIGVITYILLCGYPPFYEDNESKLFCKIIKAEYEFDSPFWDDISASAKDFIRNMMQKNAKLRYTSEQALRHPWISGNTARSQDIYHSFRKQIQKNFAMCKWRQAFNATVAISHLKKLQLAQSGPTNPRANVLLPDIQISDLSSPVIAGQRLNANLEHNGNLTGSCESENDLMVNYVKYCRKVYKNEVRDTALAGQSF; encoded by the exons TCGCAATGTGTTCGACTTCATGGAGGTGCTGGGATC gGGTGCCTTCTCAGAGGTGTTCATGGTGAGGGAGAAGAAAACGGGGAAGCAGTTTGCACTCAAGTGTGTTAAGAAGCAACATCTGCATGCAAAGAACTTGGAAAATGAAATCACTGTGCTGAGGAG GATCAAACATGAAAATATCATCGGTCTGGAAGATTTCTACGAAAGCGACACTCATTATTACCTTGTCATGGAGCT cgtTTTGGGCGGTGAGCTGTTCGACCGGCTCTTGGATCGTGGAACATACACAGAAAAAGATGCCAGCCATGTTATCCGGCAGGTGCTCCAAGGTGTCAGCTACCTGCACAGGAACAACATTGTCCACCGTGACCTGAAG CCGGAGAATCTGTTGTACTACAGCCAGGACGAGAATTCGAAGATCATGATTAGTGATTTTGGTCTCTCCAAAATAGAGGACAATGGCATTATGTCTACAGCTTGTGGCACACCAGGATATGTGG CCCCTGAGGTCCTGGCTCAGAAACCATACAGCAAGGCTGTGGACTGTTGGTCTATTGGAGTCATCACTTACATCTT GCTGTGTGGATACCCACCTTTCTATGAAGATAATGAAAGCAAGCTCTTTTGCAAAATTATAAAAGCGGAGTATGAATTTGACTCACCATTCTGGGATGATATTTCTGCATCCG CAAAGGACTTTATTCGGAATATGATGCAAAAGAACGCTAAACTGCGCTATACCTCAGAGCAGGCGCTCAGACATCCCTG GATAAGTGGAAACACAGCAAGAAGCCAGGATATCTACCACTCCTTCAGGAAGCAGATCCAGAAGAATTTCGCTATGTGCAAGTGGAGG caaGCCTTTAATGCAACAGTGGCCATCTCCCACCTGAAGAAGCTGCAGCTGGCCCAATCTGGGCCCACAAACCCCAGAGCGAACGTGCTCTTGCCAGATATTCAGATTAGTGACCTGTCCTCCCCTGTTATAGCAGGCCAGCGACTCAATGCCAACTTGGAACATAATGGAAACCTGACAGGCAGTTGT GAGAGTGAGAATGATCTGATGGTCAACTATGTTAAATACTGCAGAAAGGTCTACAAGAATGAGGTGAGGGACACTGCCCTAGCAGGTCAGAGCTTCTGA